The DNA sequence ATACCTCCAAACAACATTTGATACGCTGTCAAATACATTACATTCATTTTTGCAGAGCCGTTCCGAGCAAGGATATTTCCATAAGCACAGGAGATCATTGCAACAGTCAAACAAAGCTCACCAATTCCAAATTGAAATTCAAATGTTCCTCTAGTTATGTTGACGAGAATGACACCCGTAAATCCTACAAAGAGTCCCAATGTTTTACGCATCGAAATCTTATCGTTTTCGTACATGAAGTGTGCGAAAATAATTTGAAAAAAGGATATCGTCCCAGCGATAATCGCACCCTGTATTCCAGTACTGTAACTTAAACCAATGTAAAACAATATGTATTGAAAGAATGTTTGAAAGAAACCAATCGTTAACAAGGGTTTAAACGTAGCTTTCTGATAACGAATGTTCCTTTTAAAGGTAATCATAAATAATAGAATGAATAATGCCGCTAGAAAAAAACGATAGCCTGCAAATAGAATTTGTTGAGCAATTTCACCTTGCTGAATCTGCAGTGCATCATAGCTCAGCTTTATCGCTGGAAACGCACTTCCCCATAAAGCCG is a window from the Anaerobacillus alkaliphilus genome containing:
- a CDS encoding DMT family transporter, with the translated sequence MTAEQFYKNKYGVIIAAVVCTALWGSAFPAIKLSYDALQIQQGEIAQQILFAGYRFFLAALFILLFMITFKRNIRYQKATFKPLLTIGFFQTFFQYILFYIGLSYSTGIQGAIIAGTISFFQIIFAHFMYENDKISMRKTLGLFVGFTGVILVNITRGTFEFQFGIGELCLTVAMISCAYGNILARNGSAKMNVMYLTAYQMLFGGIGLVLVGSLFVGFMPFTFTLYAFGLLLYLSLLSSVGFVIWNNVMKYNYVGQVSMYLFLIPVFGVISSSFLLGEVIHIFIILGLLFVTSGIIIVNRKKLEVTSIQKKSAS